A section of the Pseudomonas lini genome encodes:
- a CDS encoding ChbG/HpnK family deacetylase: MPRQVIVNADDFGLSLSENTVILGAFKAGVISSATAMANMPAFEQACVLAQEPLLKGRIGLHFNLTYGRPLSPSILARSTFCDSQGLFDLSLPRHSLWLNRHDRNAVLEELEAQWQRCLDNGMRPSHIDSHQHVHNIWPIGEIVARFAAYQGVPVRLARHLGNNLSVPKRVFKTLLNYRLNRLAGATAEYVCTPVDLRNVAMPINGLLEIVVHPTHIGADFGDIYLNPGESLAHILEMRLPGIPRVSYAVVPKTCEEAPQYSTDLQT, from the coding sequence ATGCCTCGCCAAGTCATAGTCAACGCTGACGATTTCGGCCTAAGCCTGAGCGAAAACACGGTGATCCTGGGCGCGTTCAAGGCCGGCGTCATCAGCTCCGCCACCGCCATGGCCAATATGCCGGCTTTTGAGCAAGCCTGCGTCCTGGCCCAGGAGCCGTTGCTCAAGGGGCGAATCGGCTTGCACTTCAACCTCACTTACGGCCGACCGTTAAGCCCGTCAATTCTCGCGCGTTCGACGTTCTGTGACAGCCAGGGCCTGTTCGACCTCAGCCTGCCTCGCCACAGCCTCTGGCTGAACCGCCACGATCGTAATGCAGTGCTGGAGGAACTCGAAGCGCAATGGCAACGCTGCCTGGATAACGGCATGCGCCCCAGTCACATCGATTCCCATCAACACGTGCATAACATCTGGCCTATCGGCGAAATCGTCGCGCGCTTTGCCGCCTACCAAGGGGTGCCCGTGCGACTGGCGCGCCATCTGGGGAATAACTTGAGTGTGCCCAAGCGCGTGTTCAAGACCTTGCTCAATTATCGATTGAACCGTTTGGCCGGAGCGACCGCCGAGTACGTCTGCACCCCGGTGGACCTGCGCAACGTGGCGATGCCGATCAACGGCCTGCTGGAAATCGTCGTCCACCCGACCCACATCGGCGCCGATTTTGGCGACATCTATTTAAACCCCGGAGAGTCTTTGGCTCACATATTGGAGATGCGTCTTCCGGGCATTCCGAGAGTGTCCTATGCCGTTGTGCCAAAAACGTGCGAAGAGGCCCCCCAGTACTCGACTGATCTACAAACGTAG
- a CDS encoding N-acetyltransferase, with the protein MSAIDKLRERIKQKGLLHTLQSLWKRYVYFHRELLWLGRDLVTPVAPHKLRPYTGLKRVTITQENAIAFTKYYGNRVKAMAQIASEGHTGHMYVDEAGDAIGFIWGSLSDYFDQHYYGCWFRVKPGEFFQFGGEMIPLYFGSSLSVDAQYNIWGAMRDQGCNKVMDVCDVRNIQAMKMHLRMDYQEQGRITHIYDLFGRFRFFRETCYSGSRLAELRKPAQPTTTAAQA; encoded by the coding sequence ATGAGCGCCATCGACAAGCTTCGCGAACGTATCAAACAAAAAGGCCTGCTCCACACGCTCCAGTCGCTCTGGAAGCGCTATGTGTACTTCCACCGAGAACTGTTGTGGCTGGGGCGCGATCTGGTCACCCCGGTGGCGCCGCACAAACTGCGGCCCTATACGGGTTTAAAGCGGGTGACGATTACTCAGGAGAACGCCATCGCTTTCACCAAGTATTACGGTAACCGCGTCAAGGCCATGGCCCAAATCGCCTCCGAAGGTCACACCGGGCACATGTATGTGGACGAGGCAGGTGATGCGATCGGATTCATCTGGGGCAGCCTCAGTGACTACTTTGACCAGCACTATTACGGCTGCTGGTTCCGGGTCAAACCCGGTGAGTTTTTCCAGTTCGGCGGTGAAATGATCCCTCTCTACTTCGGCTCCAGCCTGTCGGTGGATGCCCAGTACAATATCTGGGGTGCGATGCGGGACCAAGGCTGCAACAAGGTCATGGACGTCTGCGATGTCCGCAACATCCAGGCCATGAAAATGCACCTGCGCATGGACTACCAGGAGCAAGGGCGCATCACCCACATCTACGACCTGTTCGGCCGCTTTCGCTTCTTCCGCGAAACCTGTTACAGCGGCTCGCGGCTGGCTGAACTGCGCAAACCCGCGCAGCCGACGACGACTGCGGCGCAGGCGTGA